The following are encoded in a window of Variovorax paradoxus genomic DNA:
- the atpE gene encoding F0F1 ATP synthase subunit C produces the protein MTGFNILPLAVALLIGIAALGSCLGIALVGQKFLEGTTRQPELVDTLQTKFFLVAGVTDGAFIIATGIGLWFATASPFG, from the coding sequence ATGACCGGCTTCAACATCCTCCCGCTCGCCGTTGCCCTGCTGATCGGCATCGCCGCACTCGGTTCGTGCCTCGGCATCGCGCTGGTGGGCCAGAAGTTTCTGGAGGGCACGACGCGCCAGCCCGAGCTGGTCGACACGCTGCAGACCAAGTTCTTCCTGGTCGCCGGCGTGACCGACGGGGCCTTCATCATCGCGACGGGCATCGGCCTCTGGTTCGCGACGGCAAGTCCTTTTGGCTAA